The following proteins are encoded in a genomic region of Chelmon rostratus isolate fCheRos1 chromosome 3, fCheRos1.pri, whole genome shotgun sequence:
- the rtn4rl2a gene encoding reticulon-4 receptor-like 2a, which yields METSSISRSRRCSTMRNCKSGLSLWLVVWLVLGKPSPASACPHLCVCYPTPMTVSCQAQNFTAVPLGVPYESQRVFLQNNRITELRVGSFGFGTQVLWLFANNITWIEAGAFSELRDLEELDLGDNPNLHRLEGGAFRGLEKLQSLHMHRCKLTALPHDIFHKLYSLQFLYLQENNLHFLQDDIFSDLINLSQLFLHGNRIRTLSENVFRGLVNLDRLLLHDNRIRQVNRRAFRDLGRLTMLFLFNNSLAELPSQTLRDTQGIEFLRLNANPWSCGCEARALWEWFREARVSSSDVICASPSTRRGQDLRFLREMDFALCPLPDPGSIAGSTTTTFSTKTRWWFHKNKPQSSTKGIFEKASETVKAGLYGKGPSTTTSVVKYELGEEELALPKLDPEEYWANYGNEDSGVTLRCFELECPPELDLTPSSSSPSSSLPSFLTLLALSVFSLCLNLHLLFG from the exons ATGGAAACCTCTTCGATTTCTCGGAGCCGACGATGCTCCACCATGCGCAACTGCAAAA GCGGTCTCTCCCTCTGGTTGGTGGTGTGGCTGGTCCTCGGCAAGCCAAGTCCGGCATCGGCGTGCCCGCACCTGTGCGTGTGCTACCCGACGCCCATGACTGTGAGCTGCCAGGCGCAGAACTTCACCGCCGTCCCGCTCGGAGTGCCCTATGAGTCGCAGCGCGTGTTCCTCCAGAACAACCGGATCACGGAGCTTAGAGTTGGCTCTTTTGGCTTTGGGACTCAG GTTCTGTGGCTTTTCGCCAACAACATCACGTGGATTGAAGCAGGGGCCTTCAGTGAGCTGAGGGACTTGGAGGAGTTGGACCTGGGGGACAACCCTAACCTCCACAGGCTGGAGGGGGGAGCCTTCCGCGGCCTCGAGAAGCTCCAGAGCCTCCACATGCACCGCTGCAAGCTCACTGCCCTGCCCCATGACATCTTCCACAAGCTGTACAGCCTGCAGTTCCTGTACTTACAG gaGAATAATCTTCACTTCCTGCAGGATGACATCTTTTCTGACCTCATCAACCTGAGCCAGCTTTTCCTGCATGGCAACCGTATCCGCACCCTCTCAGAGAACGTGTTCCGCGGCCTGGTCAACCTTGACCGCCTTCTCCTCCACGACAACCGCATCAGGCAGGTCAACCGCCGCGCCTTCCGTGACCTCGGCCGCCTGACCATGCTCTTCCTCTTCAACAACTCCCTGGCTGAGCTGCCCAGTCAGACCCTGAGGGACACGCAGGGCATCGAGTTCCTCCGCCTCAACGCCAACCCCTGGTCCTGCGGCTGCGAGGCCCGCGCCCTGTGGGAGTGGTTCCGTGAGGCCCGTGTCTCCTCCTCCGACGTCATCTGCGCCTCCCCTTCCACCCGCCGTGGCCAGGACCTCCGCTTTCTGCGTGAGATGGACTTCGCCCTCTGCCCCCTGCCCGACCCAGGCTCCATCGCCggctccaccaccaccaccttcagCACCAAAACCCGCTGGTGGTTCCACAAGAACAAGCCCCAGTCGTCCACGAAAGGTATCTTTGAGAAAGCCTCAGAGACTGTCAAGGCTGGTCTGTATGGGAAAGGCCCATCCACAACCACCTCAGTCGTCAAGTACGAGCtgggggaggaggagctggcGCTGCCCAAACTCGACCCAGAAGAGTACTGGGCAAACTACGGCAACGAGGACTCAGGTGTCACCCTGCGGTGCTTCGAGCTTGAATGTCCACCTGAGCTCGACCTGactccgtcctcctcctctccctcatcctccttGCCCTCCTTCCTCACACTACTGGCCCtttctgttttcagcctctgtCTCAACCTCCACCTGCTATTTGGCTGA